Proteins found in one Seonamhaeicola sp. S2-3 genomic segment:
- the tgt gene encoding tRNA guanosine(34) transglycosylase Tgt, with protein sequence MKFQLNGKDSQSKARAGKLTTDHGVIETPIFMPVGTVATVKGVHQRELKQDINPDIILGNTYHLYLRPQTDIIEKAGGLHKFMNWDRNILTDSGGYQVYSLSANRKIKEEGVKFKSHIDGSYHVFTPENVMEIQRSIGADIIMAFDECTPYPCDYNYAKRSMHMTHRWLDRCIAHLAKTPLKYGYNQAFFPIVQGSTYKDLRIQSAEYIANAGAVGNAIGGLSVGEPAEEMYAMTDVVCSILPEDKPRYLMGVGTPINILENIALGVDMFDCVMPTRNARNGMLFTAHGTINIKNKKWEDDFSPIDEMGITFVDTEYTKAYLRHLFSVNELLGKQIATIHNLGFYLWLVREARKHILAGDFKAWKDKMVKQMDKRL encoded by the coding sequence ATGAAATTTCAACTAAACGGAAAAGATTCACAAAGCAAAGCAAGGGCAGGTAAGTTAACTACAGATCATGGCGTTATAGAAACCCCTATTTTTATGCCCGTAGGCACTGTTGCAACTGTGAAAGGCGTACACCAGCGTGAATTAAAACAAGATATAAATCCTGATATTATTTTAGGAAACACCTATCACTTATATCTGCGTCCGCAAACAGATATTATTGAAAAAGCAGGTGGACTTCATAAATTTATGAATTGGGATAGAAATATTTTAACCGATTCTGGAGGTTATCAAGTCTATTCTTTATCTGCCAATAGAAAGATTAAAGAAGAGGGCGTAAAATTTAAATCGCATATTGATGGGAGTTATCATGTGTTTACACCCGAAAATGTTATGGAAATTCAACGCAGTATTGGGGCAGATATTATCATGGCTTTTGATGAATGTACGCCTTATCCATGTGATTATAACTATGCAAAACGCTCTATGCATATGACACATAGGTGGTTAGACCGTTGTATTGCTCATTTAGCAAAAACACCATTAAAGTATGGTTATAATCAAGCTTTTTTTCCAATAGTACAAGGAAGTACGTATAAAGACTTGCGTATTCAATCTGCAGAATATATAGCCAATGCAGGTGCTGTTGGTAATGCCATTGGAGGCTTATCGGTTGGAGAACCTGCCGAAGAAATGTATGCCATGACAGATGTTGTTTGCAGTATTTTACCCGAAGATAAACCAAGATATTTGATGGGAGTAGGGACTCCAATCAATATTTTAGAAAATATTGCGTTAGGTGTAGATATGTTTGATTGTGTAATGCCAACACGTAATGCAAGAAATGGTATGTTATTTACAGCACACGGAACCATAAATATTAAAAACAAAAAATGGGAGGATGATTTTTCTCCAATTGATGAAATGGGTATAACTTTTGTTGATACAGAATATACCAAAGCCTATTTACGTCATCTATTTTCAGTTAACGAATTGTTAGGCAAACAAATAGCAACTATTCATAACTTAGGTTTTTATTTATGGTTGGTTAGAGAAGCCAGAAAACATATATTAGCAGGAGATTTTAAAGCTTGGAAAGATAAAATGGTAAAACAAATGGATAAACGTTTGTAA
- a CDS encoding outer membrane beta-barrel protein → MKILKNLLFSLFIIALASSTAKAQTATGFGLKGGLNYNANGDYFDSVGANAKHPDRNIGYHIGIFGKIGTKLYFKPELVYTSTKSDYNDDSFNMQKLDAPLLIGTKVIGPLSVFGGPSFQYILDTEFDGIAINDVKNDFTVGLNFGIGLNLKKVGIDLRYERGFNDNEATFINTNLGSVENRLDTRPDQLILSLSIIL, encoded by the coding sequence ATGAAAATTTTAAAAAACTTATTATTTAGCCTTTTTATTATTGCTTTAGCTTCTTCTACTGCTAAGGCTCAAACCGCTACTGGTTTTGGTTTAAAAGGCGGATTAAATTACAATGCTAATGGTGATTATTTTGATTCTGTAGGTGCTAATGCTAAGCATCCTGATAGAAATATTGGGTATCACATTGGAATTTTTGGAAAAATAGGAACCAAACTATACTTTAAACCAGAGTTAGTTTACACAAGTACAAAAAGTGATTATAATGATGATAGTTTTAACATGCAAAAACTGGATGCACCTTTACTTATTGGTACAAAAGTAATTGGCCCGTTAAGTGTATTTGGAGGTCCTTCTTTTCAGTATATACTAGATACCGAGTTTGATGGTATTGCAATAAATGATGTTAAAAATGATTTTACCGTAGGGCTTAACTTTGGAATTGGGCTAAACTTAAAAAAGGTGGGTATTGACCTTAGGTATGAACGTGGTTTTAATGATAACGAAGCTACATTTATAAATACCAATTTAGGTTCTGTTGAAAATAGATTAGACACCAGACCAGATCAATTAATTTTAAGTTTATCTATTATTTTATAA
- a CDS encoding FKBP-type peptidyl-prolyl cis-trans isomerase has translation MKLGKICLSILCLSVCFLSCKKDDDGDDTVTVEIRDRAEQQIVDNDSIIEYLETHYYNKSDFEGNTNPKIADLKIMSTEGLTISSDADSLLINAVGAAKTTVYADTDYEFYVLKLNQGGGEDSPTFADNVLVNYEGFTLDNEVFDSAVTPVEFDLIDLVPGWRKVLPDFNVAESYVENNDGTVDFVNSGVGVMFLPSGLGYFSSATSSISSYSPIAFKFELIHTTENDHDGDGVPSYLEDLNGDGDLFDENTDEDFVNGFPLYNYIDSDDDGDGIPTIYEDIDGDGDPTNDIGKNGIPKYLDPEETESNT, from the coding sequence ATGAAATTAGGAAAAATCTGTTTGAGTATACTGTGTTTGTCTGTTTGTTTTTTGTCTTGTAAAAAAGATGATGATGGAGATGATACGGTTACAGTAGAAATAAGAGATAGAGCAGAACAGCAGATTGTAGATAATGACTCTATTATTGAGTATTTAGAAACGCATTACTACAATAAAAGTGATTTTGAAGGAAATACAAATCCGAAAATTGCAGATTTAAAGATAATGAGTACAGAGGGATTAACCATTTCATCCGATGCAGATTCATTATTAATAAACGCTGTGGGCGCTGCAAAAACAACCGTATATGCAGATACAGATTATGAATTTTATGTATTGAAATTAAACCAAGGTGGAGGCGAAGATTCTCCAACTTTTGCAGATAATGTTTTGGTGAATTATGAAGGTTTTACATTAGATAATGAAGTGTTTGATAGTGCAGTAACCCCAGTAGAGTTTGATTTAATAGACTTAGTACCTGGTTGGAGAAAAGTGTTACCAGATTTTAATGTTGCCGAAAGTTATGTAGAAAATAATGATGGTACGGTAGATTTTGTAAACTCTGGTGTGGGCGTTATGTTTTTGCCATCGGGCTTAGGTTATTTTTCTAGTGCTACATCATCCATTTCATCATATTCGCCAATAGCTTTTAAATTTGAATTGATACATACTACCGAAAATGATCATGATGGAGACGGAGTTCCTTCTTATTTAGAAGATTTAAATGGAGATGGAGATTTGTTTGATGAAAATACCGATGAAGACTTCGTAAATGGTTTTCCACTGTACAATTACATAGATTCAGATGATGATGGAGATGGTATACCAACAATATATGAAGATATTGATGGAGATGGCGACCCAACAAATGATATTGGTAAAAACGGTATACCTAAGTATTTAGATCCTGAAGAAACAGAATCTAATACTTAG
- a CDS encoding RNA-binding S4 domain-containing protein: MRIDKYLWCVRYYKTRSLATTACKKGHVRVNNEIVKPSREVYPLDIIEVRKNQINYKLKVNDIPESRVGAKLVDIYRTDTTPKEAFEAQELLKFSKDYYRKKGTGRPTKKDRRDIDDYTTENE; encoded by the coding sequence ATGCGAATAGACAAGTATTTATGGTGTGTTAGGTATTACAAAACCAGATCTTTAGCTACTACAGCTTGCAAAAAGGGACACGTAAGAGTAAATAATGAAATTGTAAAACCTAGTAGAGAGGTTTATCCGTTGGATATTATTGAGGTTAGAAAAAACCAAATAAACTACAAACTAAAGGTAAATGATATTCCTGAAAGTAGAGTTGGCGCTAAACTTGTTGATATTTACAGGACTGATACCACACCAAAAGAAGCCTTTGAAGCCCAAGAACTTTTAAAATTTTCTAAAGATTATTACAGAAAAAAAGGAACTGGTAGGCCTACAAAAAAAGATAGACGTGATATTGATGATTATACTACCGAAAATGAGTAA
- a CDS encoding phosphoribosyltransferase domain-containing protein — MTVKNNVILNHTEINHKIRRIAFQIYENNVDEKEVILAGIDKNGYIFAKKLKSVLQKISDINLVLCKVSIDKKNPQSEIKTSISEEDYKNKSLILVDDVLNSGTTLIYGVKHFLNVPLKQFKTAVLVNRNHKKYPVKADFKGISLSTSLHEHVNVVLEGNVFEAVLE; from the coding sequence ATGACAGTTAAAAATAATGTGATATTAAACCATACCGAAATTAATCATAAAATACGCCGTATTGCGTTTCAGATATACGAGAACAATGTAGATGAAAAAGAAGTGATTCTGGCTGGTATTGATAAAAACGGTTACATATTTGCAAAAAAACTTAAATCTGTACTTCAAAAAATATCAGACATCAATCTGGTTTTATGTAAAGTTAGTATTGATAAAAAGAACCCTCAATCTGAAATAAAAACTTCTATTTCTGAAGAAGATTACAAAAACAAATCATTAATTTTAGTTGATGATGTTTTAAACTCTGGTACCACTTTAATTTATGGAGTAAAACATTTTTTAAACGTACCTTTAAAACAATTTAAAACAGCTGTTTTAGTTAACCGAAATCATAAAAAATATCCTGTAAAAGCAGATTTTAAAGGCATTTCTTTATCTACATCACTTCATGAGCACGTTAATGTAGTTTTAGAAGGAAACGTATTTGAAGCTGTTTTAGAATAA
- a CDS encoding shikimate kinase: MIIVLIGYMGSGKSSIGRRLSKKTDYDLIDLDDFIEEKENASVKEIFETKGEIYFRKKEEEYLQKLLKNDKDIILSLGGGTPCFGNNMQHIIDAKNATSIYLKASIKKLADKLILKKAKRPLIAHIETKEELEEFIGKHLFERSPYYSKAEHQILTDNKTKDEVVKEILTLF, translated from the coding sequence ATGATAATAGTTTTAATAGGGTATATGGGATCTGGAAAATCTTCAATTGGAAGGAGATTATCAAAAAAAACAGATTATGATTTGATAGATTTAGACGATTTTATTGAAGAAAAAGAAAATGCAAGCGTTAAAGAAATTTTTGAAACTAAAGGCGAAATATATTTTAGAAAAAAAGAAGAGGAGTACTTACAAAAGCTTCTAAAAAATGATAAAGATATAATTCTTTCACTAGGAGGGGGAACGCCTTGTTTTGGTAACAATATGCAACATATTATTGATGCTAAAAATGCTACAAGTATTTATTTAAAGGCATCTATTAAAAAATTAGCAGATAAACTAATTCTTAAAAAGGCTAAACGCCCATTAATTGCTCATATTGAAACAAAAGAAGAATTAGAAGAATTTATTGGTAAGCACTTATTTGAAAGATCTCCTTATTACAGTAAAGCAGAACATCAAATTCTTACAGATAACAAAACCAAAGATGAAGTTGTTAAAGAAATTCTAACCTTATTCTAA
- a CDS encoding transposase → MSGKRLQRHYKDHLSDFKQWEHKSHAKQWLVFPENLGSYLSIDETALSKGELYTIITNKKAKGKKGALVGIFHGTKVEPIIEQLLKIPAKKRAKVKEITLDMANSMKTISTKCFPKAIQVTDRFHVQKLAIEALQDLRIKYRWEALDQENEQIKLSRAADKEFKPVTFSNGDSSKQLLARSRYLLYKSPDKWTPNQKERGQILFNEYPELKKAYGLVQGLRNIFNQAIDIKVAYTKLAHWYKDVEESGFKSFQTVANSITLNYRSVLNYFINRSTNASAESFNAKVKAFRSQFRGVRNTEYFLYRLIKLYS, encoded by the coding sequence ATGTCCGGAAAAAGGCTTCAAAGACATTATAAGGATCACTTAAGTGATTTTAAGCAATGGGAGCATAAGAGTCATGCTAAACAGTGGCTTGTTTTCCCTGAAAACTTAGGTTCTTATTTATCCATTGATGAGACAGCGCTGTCCAAGGGAGAGCTCTATACCATCATTACCAATAAGAAGGCCAAAGGAAAGAAAGGGGCTTTAGTTGGGATATTCCACGGAACTAAAGTGGAGCCTATTATCGAACAACTCTTGAAGATCCCAGCAAAGAAGCGTGCTAAAGTGAAAGAGATTACCTTAGACATGGCTAACTCTATGAAAACAATCTCCACTAAATGTTTCCCGAAAGCCATCCAAGTAACAGACAGGTTCCATGTACAGAAGCTGGCAATAGAGGCGCTCCAAGATCTTCGTATCAAATACCGATGGGAAGCTTTGGATCAAGAAAATGAACAGATAAAGCTATCTAGAGCTGCCGACAAAGAATTTAAACCTGTAACTTTTTCTAATGGTGATAGCTCAAAACAACTCCTGGCCAGGAGTAGATATCTACTGTATAAATCCCCAGATAAATGGACTCCAAATCAGAAAGAGAGGGGACAGATATTGTTTAATGAATACCCAGAATTAAAGAAAGCTTATGGACTTGTTCAAGGCTTGAGGAATATTTTTAACCAAGCCATAGATATTAAAGTAGCTTACACCAAACTAGCCCACTGGTACAAAGATGTAGAGGAGTCAGGATTTAAGAGCTTCCAAACGGTAGCCAATAGTATTACTTTAAATTACCGCTCTGTACTCAACTATTTTATAAACAGAAGTACTAATGCTTCAGCTGAATCCTTTAATGCCAAAGTAAAGGCTTTTAGATCTCAATTTAGGGGAGTCAGGAATACGGAATACTTCTTATATCGCTTGATTAAATTATATTCTTAA
- a CDS encoding transposase: protein MSGKRLQRHYKDHLSDFKQWEHKSHAKQWLVFPENLGSYLSIDETALSRGELYTIITNKKAKGKKGALVGIFHGTKVEPIIEQLLKIPAKKRAKVKEITLDMANSMKTISTKCFPKAIQVTDRFHVQKLAIEALQDLRIKYRWEALDQENEQIKLSRAADKEFKPVTFSNGDSSKQLLARSRYLLYKSPDKWTPNQKERGQILFNEYPELKKAYGLVQGLRNIFNQAIDIKVAYTKLAHWYKDVEESGFKSFQTVANSITLNYRSVLNYFINRSTNASAESFNAKVKAFRSQFRGVRNTEYFLYRLIKLYS, encoded by the coding sequence ATGTCCGGAAAAAGGCTTCAAAGACATTATAAGGATCACTTAAGTGATTTTAAGCAATGGGAGCATAAGAGTCATGCTAAACAGTGGCTTGTTTTCCCTGAAAACTTAGGTTCTTATTTATCCATTGATGAGACAGCGCTGTCCAGGGGAGAGCTCTATACCATCATTACCAATAAGAAGGCCAAAGGAAAGAAAGGGGCTTTAGTTGGGATATTCCACGGAACTAAAGTGGAGCCTATTATCGAACAACTCTTGAAGATCCCAGCAAAGAAGCGTGCTAAAGTGAAAGAGATTACCTTAGACATGGCAAACTCTATGAAAACAATCTCCACTAAATGTTTCCCGAAAGCCATCCAAGTAACAGACAGGTTCCATGTACAGAAGCTGGCAATAGAGGCGCTCCAAGATCTTCGTATCAAATACCGATGGGAAGCTTTGGATCAAGAAAATGAACAGATAAAGCTATCTAGAGCTGCCGACAAAGAATTTAAACCTGTAACTTTTTCTAATGGTGATAGCTCAAAACAACTCCTGGCCAGGAGTAGATATCTACTGTATAAATCCCCAGATAAATGGACTCCAAATCAGAAAGAGAGGGGACAGATATTGTTTAATGAATACCCAGAATTAAAGAAAGCTTATGGACTTGTTCAAGGCTTGAGGAATATTTTTAACCAAGCCATAGATATTAAAGTAGCTTACACCAAACTAGCCCACTGGTACAAAGATGTAGAGGAGTCAGGATTTAAGAGCTTCCAAACGGTAGCCAATAGTATTACTTTAAATTACCGCTCTGTACTCAACTATTTTATAAACAGAAGTACTAATGCTTCAGCTGAATCCTTTAATGCCAAAGTAAAGGCTTTTAGATCTCAATTTAGGGGAGTCAGGAATACGGAATACTTCTTATATCGCTTGATTAAATTATATTCTTAA